The following proteins come from a genomic window of Burkholderia stabilis:
- a CDS encoding YaeQ family protein, producing the protein MALKSTIYKAELQIADMDRHYYADHALTVARHPSETDDRMMVRIVAFALFAHERLEFCKGLSDVDEPDLWQKDLTGAIDVWIEAGQPDERRISKASGRAGQVTVIAYGGKTSDIWWQGVRSKVERLRNVQVLSLADGVATALGQLAERTMRLQCTVQDGAAWISSADHDPVAVEWTVLKARADA; encoded by the coding sequence ATGGCGCTGAAATCCACGATCTACAAAGCCGAACTGCAAATCGCCGACATGGATCGGCATTACTACGCCGATCACGCGCTGACGGTGGCGCGCCATCCGTCGGAAACCGACGACCGGATGATGGTGCGCATCGTCGCGTTCGCGCTGTTCGCGCACGAGCGGCTCGAATTCTGCAAGGGGCTGTCGGACGTCGATGAGCCCGATCTGTGGCAGAAGGACCTGACGGGCGCGATCGACGTCTGGATCGAGGCCGGCCAGCCGGACGAACGGCGCATCTCGAAGGCGTCCGGCCGCGCCGGGCAGGTCACGGTGATCGCCTATGGCGGCAAGACGTCGGATATCTGGTGGCAGGGCGTGCGCAGCAAGGTCGAGCGGCTGCGCAACGTGCAGGTGCTGTCGCTTGCCGACGGCGTCGCGACCGCGCTCGGGCAGCTCGCGGAGCGCACGATGCGCCTGCAATGCACGGTGCAGGACGGCGCGGCGTGGATCTCGAGCGCCGACCACGATCCGGTCGCGGTCGAATGGACGGTGCTGAAGGCGCGCGCGGACGCGTGA
- the sap1 gene encoding surface attachment protein Sap1 translates to MMKRTGILFALVGAFCAVSIAQAGGDSAVKPKQEIQLTKNAWGCLSKDNLDSVLSHERDGKSQAKQQYFDDYRCLSVPEGQRFRVVSVDQGDVQFVSADNSDQQGLWTDSRFVKQ, encoded by the coding sequence ATGATGAAGCGTACCGGTATCCTTTTTGCCCTCGTCGGCGCATTTTGCGCGGTGTCGATTGCCCAGGCCGGCGGTGATTCGGCCGTCAAGCCGAAGCAGGAAATCCAGCTGACGAAGAACGCATGGGGCTGTCTGTCGAAAGACAATCTGGATTCCGTACTGAGTCACGAGCGCGACGGCAAGTCGCAGGCGAAGCAGCAGTACTTCGACGACTACCGCTGCCTGTCGGTGCCGGAAGGCCAGCGCTTCCGCGTGGTGTCGGTCGATCAGGGAGACGTGCAGTTCGTCAGCGCCGACAACAGCGACCAGCAAGGCCTCTGGACCGATTCGCGCTTCGTCAAGCAATAA
- the ada gene encoding bifunctional DNA-binding transcriptional regulator/O6-methylguanine-DNA methyltransferase Ada, which yields MKTAYPTDDARWGAVTERDPHADGAFFYAVRTTGVFCRPTCASRLPRRENVSFFADPAAARAAGFRPCKRCQPEGLPRELEIVNRACAVLDAHAERLTLQQLSDAVHVSSFHLQRLFKRVVGVSPRQYQAAQRGAALRQALQSGQPVTQAAVDAGFNSPSRLYASVPRELGMAPSAFRRQGAGLRIDYATASTSLGTVLVAATEQGICRIAFGDEPASLVGELKDAFARAELVESSERLAPFVAQIRAYLDGTRHAFDLPLDIAPTAFQQRVWEALTHIPYGETRSYSEIAEALGSPRAVRAVASACASNPVALAIPCHRVVQKGGALAGYRWGVRRKETLLASEARHANHDETESIAEGSAV from the coding sequence ATGAAAACCGCCTATCCGACCGACGATGCCCGCTGGGGCGCCGTGACCGAGCGCGATCCGCATGCGGACGGCGCGTTCTTCTATGCCGTGCGCACGACCGGCGTGTTCTGCCGCCCGACCTGCGCGTCGCGGCTGCCGCGCCGAGAGAATGTGTCCTTCTTCGCCGATCCGGCGGCCGCGCGTGCGGCCGGCTTCCGGCCCTGCAAGCGCTGCCAGCCGGAAGGGCTGCCGCGCGAGCTCGAGATCGTCAACCGCGCGTGCGCGGTGCTCGACGCGCATGCCGAGCGGCTCACGCTGCAGCAACTGAGCGACGCCGTTCACGTGAGCTCGTTCCACCTTCAGCGACTCTTCAAGCGCGTGGTCGGCGTGTCGCCGCGGCAGTATCAGGCCGCGCAGCGCGGCGCCGCGCTGCGGCAGGCGCTGCAAAGCGGGCAGCCGGTCACGCAGGCGGCCGTCGACGCGGGCTTCAACTCGCCGTCGCGGCTTTACGCGTCGGTGCCGCGCGAGCTCGGGATGGCGCCGTCCGCGTTCCGCCGCCAGGGCGCCGGCCTGCGGATCGACTATGCGACCGCGTCGACGTCGCTCGGCACGGTGCTGGTTGCCGCGACCGAACAGGGCATCTGCCGGATCGCATTCGGCGACGAACCGGCGTCGCTCGTCGGCGAACTGAAGGACGCGTTCGCGCGCGCCGAGCTGGTCGAATCGTCCGAGCGGCTCGCGCCGTTCGTGGCGCAGATCCGCGCGTATCTGGACGGCACGCGGCACGCGTTCGACCTGCCGCTCGACATCGCGCCGACGGCGTTTCAGCAGCGCGTGTGGGAAGCGCTGACGCATATTCCGTACGGCGAAACGCGCAGTTATTCGGAGATTGCCGAAGCGCTCGGCTCACCGCGCGCGGTGCGGGCCGTTGCGTCCGCGTGTGCGTCGAACCCGGTCGCGCTCGCGATCCCGTGCCATCGTGTCGTGCAAAAGGGCGGCGCGCTCGCCGGGTATCGCTGGGGCGTGCGCCGCAAGGAGACGCTGCTCGCCTCCGAGGCGCGTCATGCCAATCACGATGAAACCGAATCCATTGCGGAGGGAAGTGCGGTTTGA
- the speG gene encoding spermidine N1-acetyltransferase, with translation MQLQNDTNTLALRPLERQDLRFVHELNNDAKIMRYWFEEPYETFSELSQLYDRHVHDQRERRFVTVDAQGELVGLVELIELDYIHRRGEFQIIIAPQCQGRGYAGQATRLAIEYAFKVLNMRKLYLIVDTSNAAAIHVYEKCGFQHEAELKEEFFGNGAYHNAYRMCIFQRDYFERQQSA, from the coding sequence ATGCAACTCCAGAACGATACCAACACACTCGCGCTGCGGCCGCTGGAGCGCCAGGACTTGCGCTTCGTCCACGAGCTGAACAACGACGCGAAGATCATGCGCTACTGGTTCGAGGAGCCGTATGAAACCTTCTCGGAACTGTCACAACTGTACGACCGTCACGTGCACGACCAGCGCGAGCGCCGTTTCGTCACGGTCGACGCGCAAGGCGAACTGGTCGGCCTCGTCGAGCTGATCGAGCTCGACTACATCCACCGCCGCGGCGAGTTCCAGATCATCATCGCGCCGCAGTGCCAGGGGCGCGGTTATGCCGGCCAGGCGACGCGACTCGCGATCGAGTACGCGTTCAAGGTGCTGAACATGCGCAAGCTCTACCTGATTGTCGATACGTCGAATGCGGCGGCGATTCACGTGTACGAAAAATGCGGATTCCAGCACGAGGCCGAATTGAAGGAAGAATTTTTCGGAAACGGCGCGTATCACAACGCTTATCGCATGTGCATCTTTCAGCGCGATTATTTCGAGCGTCAGCAATCGGCTTGA
- a CDS encoding DUF2795 domain-containing protein — translation MNDQPASPPHDIPHETIDLQIADVLAAVRYPANKDAIVDAARDAGASNEVLSMLDGLPEQDYANVDAVTHWVAGNFGPGLGI, via the coding sequence GTGAACGACCAGCCCGCTTCCCCTCCGCACGATATCCCTCACGAAACGATCGATCTGCAGATCGCCGACGTGCTGGCGGCCGTCCGCTACCCGGCGAACAAGGATGCGATCGTCGACGCCGCGCGCGATGCCGGCGCCAGCAACGAAGTGCTGTCGATGCTCGACGGCCTGCCCGAACAGGACTACGCGAACGTCGATGCCGTCACGCACTGGGTCGCCGGCAACTTCGGCCCGGGGCTCGGCATTTGA
- a CDS encoding VOC family protein, with protein sequence MKPTIRAIDHIVLRVTDMAAMTRFYCDAVGCHVEKEQPDLGLVQLRAGDALIDLLSVGGPIDRPDSGPPGTGRNLDHLCLRVEPFDPDALIAHFAAHGAPPGAPAERYGAGGYGPSIYLFDPEGNMLEFKGPPAAIG encoded by the coding sequence ATGAAGCCCACCATCCGCGCGATCGATCACATCGTGCTGCGCGTGACCGACATGGCCGCGATGACGCGCTTTTACTGCGACGCCGTCGGTTGCCACGTGGAGAAGGAACAGCCCGACCTGGGCCTCGTGCAGTTGCGCGCCGGCGATGCGCTGATCGACCTGCTGTCGGTCGGCGGCCCGATCGACCGTCCCGACAGCGGCCCGCCCGGCACCGGGCGCAACCTCGATCACCTGTGCCTGCGCGTCGAGCCGTTCGATCCCGACGCGCTGATCGCGCATTTCGCCGCGCATGGTGCGCCGCCGGGCGCGCCCGCGGAGCGCTACGGCGCCGGCGGCTACGGGCCGTCGATCTACCTGTTCGATCCCGAAGGCAACATGCTGGAATTCAAGGGGCCGCCGGCCGCGATCGGCTGA
- a CDS encoding sensor domain-containing diguanylate cyclase, with protein MEGILIQHTTRRQLWFGALTALVILLALGIAAPHANVTLPVVEPFMPMCALTVFTTASIAAFFLGAQFTVTRQPVLGALGGAYAFTALAVALQLLTFPGVFAPQGLLGARPQSAAWMWVFWHAGFPCLVMAALLARERLTQAPVGEKQTRRWAVALVGGPAVAAALLCALALNVSLPPAFHPPGDAAVLPVNGVALVVWILNALALVAVLVTGRLRTTLDLWLAIAVLACLTDTTLNLLTTNRFTVGWYVARVFSMFTPGVLVCVLAWEVTMLYQQLFEAHATLVRSSARDGLTGAFNRSHFNDHFHTLFLQARRQGEPLSLLMVDVDRFKAYNDAFGHVKGDACLIAVANALAGAVRRPADIVARYGGEEFAIVLPNTGARGARVVAEEAREAVLRLDLAMPASPAGRVSVSVGCATVSADDLSTPDALIEAADAALYRAKDAGRNRVVAA; from the coding sequence ATGGAAGGCATCCTGATCCAGCACACGACGCGCCGCCAGCTCTGGTTCGGCGCGCTGACGGCGCTCGTCATCCTGCTCGCGCTCGGGATCGCTGCCCCGCATGCGAATGTCACGCTCCCGGTCGTCGAGCCGTTCATGCCGATGTGCGCGCTCACCGTGTTCACGACCGCGAGCATCGCGGCGTTCTTCCTCGGCGCGCAATTCACCGTGACGCGCCAGCCGGTACTCGGCGCGCTCGGCGGCGCCTATGCGTTCACCGCGCTCGCCGTTGCACTGCAGTTGCTCACCTTTCCCGGCGTGTTCGCGCCGCAGGGCCTGCTCGGCGCACGTCCGCAAAGCGCCGCGTGGATGTGGGTCTTCTGGCATGCGGGCTTTCCGTGCCTCGTGATGGCCGCGCTGCTCGCACGCGAGCGGCTGACGCAAGCACCGGTCGGCGAGAAACAGACGCGCCGGTGGGCCGTCGCACTGGTCGGCGGCCCGGCCGTCGCGGCCGCGCTGCTGTGCGCGCTCGCGCTGAACGTGTCGCTGCCGCCCGCGTTCCATCCGCCCGGCGACGCGGCCGTGCTGCCCGTCAACGGCGTCGCGCTCGTCGTGTGGATACTCAATGCGCTTGCGCTCGTTGCCGTGCTGGTGACCGGCCGGCTGCGCACGACGCTCGACCTGTGGCTCGCGATCGCGGTGCTCGCATGCCTCACCGACACGACGCTGAACCTGCTGACCACGAACCGTTTCACGGTCGGCTGGTATGTCGCGCGCGTGTTCAGCATGTTCACGCCCGGCGTGCTCGTGTGCGTGCTCGCATGGGAAGTGACGATGTTGTATCAGCAACTGTTCGAAGCGCACGCGACGCTGGTCCGATCCTCCGCGCGCGACGGCCTGACGGGCGCGTTCAACCGCAGTCACTTCAACGATCACTTCCATACGCTGTTCCTGCAGGCGCGGCGGCAAGGCGAGCCGCTGTCGCTGCTGATGGTCGACGTCGATCGCTTCAAGGCATACAACGATGCGTTCGGTCACGTGAAGGGCGATGCGTGCCTGATCGCGGTCGCGAATGCGCTGGCCGGCGCGGTGAGACGGCCAGCGGATATCGTTGCGCGTTACGGCGGCGAGGAATTCGCGATCGTGTTGCCGAACACCGGGGCGCGCGGGGCGCGGGTCGTTGCCGAAGAAGCGCGCGAAGCCGTGTTGCGGCTCGATCTCGCGATGCCTGCGTCGCCGGCCGGGCGCGTGAGCGTGAGCGTCGGCTGTGCGACCGTGTCGGCCGACGATCTGTCGACGCCCGACGCATTGATCGAAGCCGCCGATGCCGCGCTGTATCGCGCGAAGGATGCGGGGCGAAACAGGGTCGTCGCGGCCTGA
- a CDS encoding DUF6402 family protein, with product MDTPAPPLPTQQKPKLAESKRASAAPKHDSLDKMVDDLERAGKALARFQAWLNASDPQRPIIVKPKKNDSVPTFDIQEIPAAMRKIYLPKSAALMERWFSGKLNYSRTSLDESSEINQDGKPYPADMYDMSTIKLDWVLRFPRAKQQFDHLINEAIRSQKSRNQLHKLLIPYKDCAARLYTDDICGNDLRDIHRRFQFQYSRVDSTFGQKLETQLDAQLRNNGVPDDLSGALGSFNIYAALGSVRFSWDVDSNRTTAEVTGLWVYVKDNYTFTDKPGERSQYLGHWSSNGVIVVPYRAAAAFLNSEHVPYVKYAVARGNSLIKENVYYPVENIDFRRWAEIHSRGGDFIIYSDKKYIPISPAIEIPL from the coding sequence ATGGATACACCTGCACCACCGCTCCCGACACAACAAAAACCGAAGTTAGCCGAATCCAAACGTGCTTCCGCCGCACCAAAGCATGACTCTCTTGACAAAATGGTTGATGATTTGGAAAGGGCTGGCAAGGCTCTCGCACGCTTTCAAGCGTGGCTCAATGCTTCCGATCCTCAAAGACCTATCATCGTGAAGCCCAAAAAGAATGATTCCGTACCAACGTTCGATATCCAAGAGATTCCCGCAGCAATGCGCAAAATATACCTCCCCAAATCTGCCGCTCTGATGGAGCGATGGTTTTCTGGAAAATTAAATTATTCGCGCACCTCTTTGGATGAATCATCAGAAATCAACCAAGACGGAAAACCATACCCCGCCGACATGTACGACATGTCCACAATTAAATTGGATTGGGTTCTGCGCTTTCCCCGAGCGAAGCAGCAATTCGATCATCTTATTAATGAAGCGATTCGTTCACAAAAATCCAGAAACCAACTTCACAAACTACTGATTCCATATAAAGACTGTGCAGCGAGACTCTACACCGACGACATATGCGGGAACGATCTCCGCGATATTCATCGACGATTTCAGTTTCAATACTCAAGAGTAGACAGCACGTTTGGACAAAAACTTGAAACTCAACTGGATGCACAACTTCGCAACAATGGCGTACCTGACGATTTGTCTGGGGCGTTGGGTTCGTTCAACATATATGCAGCGCTCGGAAGCGTGCGCTTCTCATGGGATGTGGATTCGAACAGAACAACAGCCGAGGTGACGGGACTGTGGGTGTATGTGAAAGACAATTATACATTTACCGACAAACCCGGAGAGCGATCTCAATATTTAGGACATTGGAGTAGCAACGGCGTTATCGTCGTTCCATATAGGGCAGCCGCCGCATTCCTGAACTCCGAGCATGTCCCATATGTCAAATATGCGGTCGCCAGAGGCAATTCACTCATCAAAGAGAATGTCTACTATCCAGTGGAGAACATCGACTTTCGACGATGGGCTGAAATACACTCCAGAGGCGGCGATTTCATCATTTACTCCGACAAAAAATATATTCCAATCTCTCCCGCCATAGAGATTCCACTATAA
- a CDS encoding lipoprotein, giving the protein MKKTLLLIAGIAVLLSGCIVVPDGGYYGGGGYYHHRHWD; this is encoded by the coding sequence ATGAAGAAAACCCTTTTGCTGATTGCCGGTATCGCCGTGCTGTTGAGCGGCTGTATCGTCGTGCCGGACGGCGGGTATTACGGCGGTGGCGGGTATTACCATCACCGGCATTGGGATTGA
- the yidC gene encoding membrane protein insertase YidC produces the protein MDIKRTVLWVIFFMSAVMLYDNWQRSHGRPSMFFPSATQTTPAAAAGGASGTGATTTTAGEVPAAAAGAAPSTTAPAAQAQLVKFSTDVYDGEIDTRGGTLAKLTLKKQGDGKQPDLYITLFDHTAGHTYLARSGLLGGDFPNHNDVYTQVNAGSTSLAGDQNALKLSFESPVKGGVKVVKTYTFTRGSYVIGVDTKIDNVGTAPVTPTVYMELVRDNTAVETPMFSHTFLGPAVYTDAKHFQKINFSDLDKNKADYVTSADNGWVAMVQHYFASAWIPQQGVKRDIYAEKIDPTLYRVGVKQPVAAIAPGQSADVQARLFAGPEEERMLEGIAPGLELVKDYGWVTIIAKPLFWLLEKIHSYVGNWGWSIVLLTLLIKAVFFPLSAASYKSMARMKEITPRMQALRERFKSDPQKMNSALMELYKTEKVNPFGGCLPVVIQIPVFISLYWVLLASVEMRGAPWILWIHDLSQRDPFFILPVLMAVSMYVQTSLNPTPPDPVQAKMMKFMPIAFSVMFFFFPAGLVLYYVVNNVLSIAQQYYITRKLGGAKKKPA, from the coding sequence ATGGATATCAAACGCACCGTCCTATGGGTGATCTTCTTCATGTCAGCTGTCATGCTGTACGACAACTGGCAGCGGTCCCATGGACGCCCGTCGATGTTCTTCCCCAGCGCCACGCAGACGACCCCCGCGGCCGCTGCCGGCGGCGCATCGGGCACGGGCGCGACGACGACGACCGCAGGTGAAGTGCCTGCCGCCGCAGCCGGCGCCGCACCGTCGACGACGGCACCGGCCGCGCAGGCGCAGCTCGTGAAGTTCTCGACCGACGTGTACGACGGCGAAATCGACACGCGCGGCGGCACGCTCGCGAAGCTGACGCTGAAGAAGCAAGGCGACGGCAAGCAGCCCGACCTGTACATCACGTTGTTCGACCACACGGCCGGCCACACGTACCTCGCGCGCTCGGGCCTGCTCGGCGGCGATTTCCCGAACCACAACGACGTCTACACGCAGGTCAATGCGGGCTCGACGTCGCTGGCGGGCGACCAGAACGCGCTGAAGCTGTCGTTCGAATCGCCGGTGAAGGGCGGCGTGAAGGTCGTGAAGACCTACACGTTCACGCGCGGCAGCTACGTGATCGGCGTCGACACCAAGATCGACAACGTCGGCACGGCGCCTGTCACGCCGACGGTCTACATGGAACTCGTCCGCGACAACACGGCCGTCGAAACGCCGATGTTCTCGCACACGTTCCTCGGGCCGGCGGTCTACACGGACGCGAAGCACTTCCAGAAGATCAACTTCAGCGACCTCGACAAGAACAAGGCCGACTACGTGACCTCCGCCGACAACGGCTGGGTCGCGATGGTGCAGCACTACTTCGCGTCGGCCTGGATTCCGCAGCAGGGCGTGAAGCGCGACATCTACGCTGAAAAGATCGATCCGACGCTGTATCGCGTCGGCGTGAAGCAGCCGGTCGCCGCGATCGCGCCGGGCCAGTCGGCCGACGTGCAGGCGCGCCTGTTCGCCGGTCCGGAAGAAGAGCGCATGCTCGAAGGTATCGCGCCGGGCCTGGAACTCGTGAAGGACTACGGCTGGGTGACGATCATCGCGAAGCCGCTGTTCTGGCTGCTCGAGAAGATCCACAGCTACGTTGGCAACTGGGGCTGGTCGATCGTGCTGCTCACGCTGCTGATCAAGGCCGTGTTCTTCCCGCTGTCGGCCGCGAGCTACAAGTCGATGGCGCGCATGAAGGAAATCACGCCGCGCATGCAGGCGCTGCGCGAACGCTTCAAGAGCGATCCGCAGAAGATGAACTCGGCGCTGATGGAGCTGTACAAGACCGAGAAGGTCAATCCGTTCGGCGGCTGTCTGCCGGTCGTGATCCAGATCCCGGTGTTCATCTCGCTGTACTGGGTGCTGCTCGCGTCGGTCGAAATGCGCGGCGCGCCGTGGATTCTCTGGATTCACGACCTGTCGCAGCGCGATCCGTTCTTCATCCTGCCGGTGCTGATGGCCGTGTCGATGTACGTGCAGACGAGCCTGAACCCGACGCCGCCGGACCCGGTCCAGGCAAAGATGATGAAGTTCATGCCGATCGCGTTCTCGGTGATGTTCTTCTTCTTCCCGGCCGGCCTCGTGCTGTACTACGTCGTGAACAACGTGCTGTCGATCGCGCAGCAGTACTACATCACGCGCAAGCTTGGCGGGGCCAAGAAGAAACCGGCCTGA
- a CDS encoding DNA-3-methyladenine glycosylase family protein produces the protein MSIEKATITSIANGGHVPPSVQMELRFKAPYDWARVLRFFSGRAIPGVEQVADGAYRRIVDLHGDAGRLTVTKHPRKHCLIATVEGAVVRHVDDAFAERVATMFDLGADPGAIGGGLARDPWFAPLVEAAPGLRVPGAWSGFELAVRAIVGQQVSVKAATTIVGRLVERAGERVDVDGMPAPDGAPAWRFPTPDALAACDLDKIGMPGKRVAALTGVARAVASGDVPVDRAHADLATLRSAWLDLPGIGPWTVEYIAMRAWRDPDAWPASDLVLMQSIAARDPSLDRLTSQKRRTEGWRPWRAYAALHLWNEVADRAGGARGG, from the coding sequence TTGAGCATTGAAAAAGCGACGATTACGTCCATCGCGAACGGCGGCCATGTGCCGCCGTCCGTGCAAATGGAGCTGCGCTTCAAGGCGCCTTACGACTGGGCGCGCGTGCTGCGCTTCTTCAGCGGGCGCGCGATTCCGGGCGTCGAGCAGGTCGCGGACGGCGCGTATCGCCGCATCGTCGACCTGCACGGCGATGCGGGGCGGCTCACCGTCACGAAACATCCGCGCAAGCATTGTCTGATCGCGACCGTCGAAGGCGCGGTGGTGCGTCATGTCGACGATGCGTTCGCCGAGCGCGTCGCGACGATGTTCGACCTCGGCGCCGATCCGGGCGCGATCGGCGGCGGGCTCGCGCGCGATCCGTGGTTCGCACCGCTCGTCGAGGCCGCGCCGGGGCTGCGCGTGCCGGGTGCATGGTCGGGGTTCGAGCTGGCGGTGCGCGCGATCGTCGGCCAGCAGGTGAGCGTGAAGGCCGCGACGACGATCGTCGGCCGGCTCGTCGAACGGGCCGGCGAGCGCGTCGATGTCGACGGCATGCCGGCCCCGGACGGTGCGCCCGCGTGGCGGTTCCCGACGCCCGATGCACTGGCCGCGTGCGATCTCGACAAGATCGGGATGCCCGGCAAGCGCGTTGCTGCGCTGACGGGCGTGGCGCGCGCGGTGGCGTCCGGCGACGTGCCGGTCGATCGCGCGCACGCCGATCTCGCGACGCTGCGCAGCGCGTGGCTCGATCTGCCCGGCATCGGGCCGTGGACCGTCGAATACATCGCGATGCGCGCGTGGCGCGACCCCGACGCGTGGCCGGCATCCGATCTCGTGCTGATGCAGTCGATTGCCGCGCGCGATCCGTCGCTCGACCGGCTCACGAGCCAGAAGCGCCGCACCGAAGGCTGGCGGCCGTGGCGCGCGTATGCGGCGCTGCATTTGTGGAACGAAGTGGCCGACCGGGCCGGCGGCGCGCGCGGCGGGTGA
- a CDS encoding transcriptional regulator, with translation MPTSEEKAAFSERLKFALRRSPEKVTGATELANRFNLRHRGTHPVSPQTAHKWLTGRTIPTSDKLETLAEWLRVELHWLHYGPSPSVIEHTTPQPLPRDERYPPTPETIELASKIESLSPHQRYLVQELVEQFYGEPKIEAKKA, from the coding sequence ATGCCGACATCCGAAGAAAAAGCCGCGTTCTCGGAACGCCTGAAATTCGCCCTGCGGCGCAGCCCGGAGAAGGTCACCGGCGCGACGGAGCTTGCGAACCGATTCAATCTGCGCCATCGCGGAACGCATCCCGTTTCACCGCAAACCGCGCACAAGTGGCTGACGGGCCGCACGATTCCGACATCGGACAAACTCGAAACGCTCGCCGAATGGTTGCGCGTCGAGCTGCACTGGTTGCATTACGGGCCATCGCCGAGCGTGATCGAACACACGACGCCGCAACCGCTGCCGCGCGACGAACGCTATCCGCCGACACCCGAGACGATCGAACTCGCGTCGAAGATCGAGTCGCTGTCTCCGCATCAGCGTTACCTCGTTCAGGAGCTGGTCGAGCAGTTCTACGGCGAACCGAAAATCGAAGCGAAGAAAGCCTGA
- the mnmE gene encoding tRNA uridine-5-carboxymethylaminomethyl(34) synthesis GTPase MnmE, with protein sequence MLATDSDPIVAIATAAGRGGIGVVRVSFGRGGEAAALPLIDALCGQKLAPRHASYVPFLDEHGAPLDRGIALYFPAPHSYTGEHVLELQGHGGPIVMQLLLQRCLDAGRGFGLRLAEPGEFTRRAFLNDKLDLAQAEAVADLIEASTEAAARSAGRSLDGAFSRQIHALVDDVITLRMLVEATLDFPEEEIDFLEAADARGKLAKIRAQLAHVLGDARQGALLREGLSVVLAGQPNVGKSSLLNALAGAELAIVTPIAGTTRDKVAQTIQVEGIPLHIIDTAGLRETEDEVERIGIARTWSEIERADVVLHLLDSRTGLTPDDEVIAARFPGGVPVVRVLNKTDLTGVPACVEHPAAEGDLTEVHLSAKRGDGIDMLRAELLRIAGWQAGAEGVYLARERHLIALRAAQAHLAQAADHAEQRAQSLDLFAEELRLAQEQLNAITGEFTSDDLLGVIFSRFCIGK encoded by the coding sequence ATGCTCGCTACCGATTCCGATCCGATCGTCGCCATTGCCACTGCTGCCGGACGGGGCGGCATCGGGGTCGTCCGCGTGTCGTTCGGGCGCGGCGGCGAGGCGGCTGCGTTGCCGTTGATCGACGCGTTGTGCGGGCAGAAACTCGCGCCGCGTCACGCGAGCTACGTGCCGTTCCTGGACGAGCACGGCGCGCCGCTCGACCGCGGGATCGCGCTGTATTTCCCTGCGCCGCATTCGTACACCGGCGAGCACGTGCTCGAGCTGCAAGGGCATGGCGGGCCGATCGTGATGCAGCTGCTGCTGCAGCGCTGCCTGGATGCGGGGCGCGGCTTCGGGCTGCGGCTCGCGGAGCCGGGCGAGTTCACGCGGCGCGCGTTCCTGAACGACAAGCTCGACCTCGCGCAGGCCGAAGCCGTTGCCGACCTGATCGAGGCGAGCACCGAAGCCGCGGCGCGCTCGGCCGGGCGTTCGCTCGACGGCGCGTTCTCGCGGCAGATCCATGCGCTCGTCGACGACGTGATCACGCTGCGGATGCTGGTCGAGGCGACGCTCGATTTTCCGGAAGAGGAGATCGACTTCCTGGAAGCGGCCGATGCGCGCGGCAAGCTCGCGAAAATCCGCGCGCAGCTCGCGCACGTGCTCGGCGATGCGCGGCAGGGTGCGTTGTTGCGTGAAGGGTTGTCGGTCGTGCTCGCGGGGCAGCCGAACGTCGGCAAGTCGTCGCTGCTGAACGCGCTGGCCGGCGCGGAGCTGGCGATCGTCACGCCGATCGCGGGCACGACGCGCGACAAGGTCGCGCAGACGATCCAGGTCGAAGGGATTCCGCTGCACATCATCGATACGGCCGGGTTGCGCGAGACGGAGGATGAGGTCGAGCGGATCGGTATCGCGCGCACGTGGAGCGAGATCGAGCGCGCGGACGTCGTGCTGCATCTGCTCGATTCGCGCACGGGGCTGACGCCGGATGACGAGGTGATCGCGGCGCGGTTTCCGGGCGGCGTGCCGGTGGTGCGCGTGCTGAACAAGACGGATCTGACCGGTGTGCCGGCTTGCGTCGAGCATCCGGCGGCGGAAGGCGATCTGACCGAGGTGCATCTGTCGGCCAAGCGCGGCGACGGGATCGACATGCTGCGCGCGGAGCTGCTGCGGATCGCCGGGTGGCAGGCGGGGGCCGAAGGCGTGTATCTCGCGCGCGAGCGGCACCTGATCGCGTTGCGGGCCGCGCAGGCGCATCTGGCGCAGGCGGCGGATCACGCGGAGCAAAGGGCGCAGTCGCTCGATCTGTTTGCCGAGGAGTTGAGGCTCGCGCAGGAACAGCTCAATGCGATTACCGGGGAGTTCACGTCGGATGATCTGCTGGGGGTGATTTTCAGCAGGTTTTGTATCGGGAAATAG